In one Bryobacteraceae bacterium genomic region, the following are encoded:
- a CDS encoding molybdopterin oxidoreductase family protein: MAKPPLPVEDLAKSFGPTLQHTPPGGWTQSSHHTGDRLVKTHCCFCGQQCGIQLRVRENTVIGFEPWEDFPFNRGMLCPKGVKRYLQGSHPDRLLDPMVRTETGFQKTSWDEALGLTARRMKEIQDQYGRDAVAVLGGASLISEKSYLLGKFARVALGTRHIDYNGRLCMVSAGTAYKLALGVDRNPNPWSDIPEAQVVIVAGSNVAECFPITTDYLWRMRDNGGKLIVVDPRRTPICRNADLYLPVKPGMDTALFAGILHVVLREGLEDREFIEHHTVGFEAVAEHVKQWDPRHTAEATGVPPDAIEKAARWFGTAERAMALHARGIEHHSHGVENVLAIINLCLATGNIGRPGAGPNMITGQGNGQGGREHGQKCDQLPGQRHIDDPAARAYVAGVWGVEPESLPPSGYSAMEIVEAIHRGEIKALLSICFNPLVSLPDAGYIREALNKLEFFGIIDFFLSETAHHADVVLAGSLQEEEEGIVCSGEGRVIKINKAVDPPGNAWPDSRIITEIAKRLGAGERFQFAGTRDIFEELRVASKGGTADYSGITWERLENEMGLFWPVPSEDHPGTPRFFEGGHFKHPDGKARFLVTEVRPGGDPLDETFPLHLTTGRVVSQFLSGTQTRRIGPLVDQYPEPRAELHPELAARHGIANGDLVTVTTRRASITVPALVVRTIRPDTVFIPYHWPGRKSANGLTHRTLDPRSKIPEYKSSACRIEKAALPSGMNADGKLNVLGGN, translated from the coding sequence ATGGCTAAGCCGCCACTGCCGGTGGAGGATCTCGCGAAGAGTTTTGGGCCGACGTTGCAGCATACGCCGCCTGGAGGGTGGACCCAGAGTTCGCACCACACAGGCGACAGGCTGGTGAAGACACACTGCTGCTTTTGCGGGCAGCAATGTGGCATTCAACTCCGCGTGCGCGAAAACACGGTCATCGGATTCGAGCCGTGGGAGGATTTCCCGTTCAATCGCGGGATGCTCTGCCCAAAGGGCGTGAAGCGGTACCTGCAGGGTTCGCATCCGGACAGGCTCCTAGACCCGATGGTGCGCACGGAGACTGGTTTTCAGAAAACGTCCTGGGACGAGGCTCTCGGGTTGACGGCACGGCGCATGAAGGAGATCCAGGACCAGTATGGGCGTGATGCGGTGGCCGTACTCGGGGGGGCATCGCTGATCAGTGAAAAGTCGTATTTGTTGGGCAAGTTCGCGCGGGTCGCACTCGGCACGCGGCATATCGACTACAACGGGCGCCTCTGCATGGTCTCGGCCGGCACGGCCTATAAGCTCGCACTGGGCGTGGACCGCAATCCGAATCCTTGGTCGGATATACCGGAGGCCCAGGTGGTGATCGTCGCCGGATCGAATGTCGCTGAGTGTTTTCCGATCACGACCGATTACTTGTGGCGTATGCGCGACAACGGCGGGAAGCTGATCGTCGTGGATCCGCGCAGGACGCCTATCTGCCGGAATGCGGATCTGTATTTGCCCGTGAAGCCGGGAATGGATACGGCTCTGTTTGCGGGCATTCTTCATGTGGTGCTGAGAGAGGGGTTGGAAGACCGCGAGTTCATTGAGCACCACACGGTTGGCTTCGAAGCTGTGGCCGAGCATGTCAAGCAGTGGGATCCGCGCCACACCGCCGAGGCGACGGGCGTGCCGCCCGATGCGATCGAGAAGGCGGCCCGATGGTTCGGCACCGCCGAGCGCGCCATGGCGCTGCATGCGCGGGGCATCGAGCACCATTCGCACGGCGTGGAAAACGTGCTGGCAATCATCAATCTTTGTCTGGCCACGGGGAATATCGGGCGGCCGGGGGCAGGCCCGAATATGATTACGGGCCAGGGCAACGGCCAGGGCGGCCGCGAGCACGGCCAGAAGTGTGACCAGTTGCCCGGCCAGCGTCATATTGACGATCCGGCGGCGCGGGCTTACGTCGCCGGCGTTTGGGGCGTGGAACCGGAGTCACTGCCCCCGTCCGGCTACTCCGCCATGGAGATCGTCGAGGCGATCCACCGCGGCGAGATCAAGGCATTGCTGTCCATTTGTTTCAACCCGCTTGTCTCGCTTCCCGACGCCGGCTACATCCGCGAGGCGCTGAACAAGTTGGAGTTCTTCGGGATCATTGATTTCTTCCTTTCCGAGACCGCTCATCACGCCGATGTGGTTTTGGCTGGCAGCCTTCAAGAGGAGGAAGAAGGAATCGTCTGCTCGGGTGAAGGCAGGGTGATCAAGATCAACAAGGCTGTCGATCCGCCTGGCAATGCCTGGCCCGACTCCCGTATCATCACCGAGATCGCGAAGCGACTGGGGGCCGGAGAACGCTTCCAGTTCGCTGGAACGCGGGACATTTTCGAGGAGTTGCGGGTGGCCTCCAAAGGCGGAACCGCCGATTACTCAGGCATCACTTGGGAGCGGTTGGAGAATGAGATGGGGCTTTTCTGGCCGGTGCCGTCAGAGGACCATCCGGGCACGCCACGGTTCTTCGAAGGCGGTCACTTCAAGCACCCCGATGGAAAAGCGCGCTTCCTCGTCACCGAAGTGAGGCCGGGTGGCGATCCGCTGGATGAGACATTTCCGCTGCATCTGACAACCGGGCGTGTCGTGAGCCAATTTTTGTCGGGTACGCAGACTCGCAGGATTGGTCCGCTGGTGGACCAATATCCTGAACCGCGCGCCGAGCTTCATCCCGAGCTTGCCGCGCGGCATGGAATCGCCAACGGCGACCTGGTGACAGTTACCACGCGGCGCGCCTCCATCACAGTGCCCGCTCTCGTGGTACGCACGATTCGTCCTGATACGGTCTTCATCCCGTATCACTGGCCGGGCCGCAAGAGCGCCAACGGACTCACCCATCGCACCTTGGACCCGCGAAGCAAGATCCCTGAATACAAGAGCTCAGCTTGCCGCATTGAGAAAGCGGCGCTTCCGTCCGGGATGAACGCCGACGGAAAGCTCAACGTGCTGGGGGGAAACTAG
- a CDS encoding Rrf2 family transcriptional regulator, with translation MDMLSTTSQYALRALAFIAANEGAEAILGRRIAKETGIPQNYLSKILNDLNGAGIVSASRGTGGGYRLTASPSSITLDQVVGVFDRDVVNPCCLLGYKRPCSDENACSAHAVWKATRAALTTFLGSTSLADISGASKASQKPRRPAPPRVKRAGKPVA, from the coding sequence ATGGATATGTTGTCGACTACCTCGCAATATGCTTTGCGCGCTCTTGCCTTCATCGCCGCCAACGAAGGCGCTGAGGCGATCCTCGGCCGGAGGATTGCGAAGGAAACGGGCATCCCGCAAAATTACCTTTCCAAGATTCTGAACGATCTCAACGGCGCGGGCATTGTCAGCGCCTCACGCGGGACAGGCGGTGGCTACCGGCTAACGGCAAGCCCGTCCTCAATCACCCTGGACCAGGTGGTAGGCGTCTTTGACCGTGATGTCGTCAATCCATGCTGCTTGCTGGGATACAAGCGTCCCTGTTCGGATGAAAACGCCTGCTCCGCGCATGCGGTTTGGAAGGCGACGCGCGCGGCGCTGACCACATTCCTGGGTTCGACATCCCTGGCGGATATTTCCGGCGCCAGCAAGGCATCGCAGAAACCCCGGCGGCCAGCGCCGCCTCGGGTAAAACGGGCGGGTAAACCGGTCGCATAG
- a CDS encoding 4Fe-4S dicluster domain-containing protein produces MSGYEFYIDPSRCIGCQSCVNACGECGTHRGVSMIHLDYIDREWTTATTPMVCMHCENPTCAQACPADAIKKGEDGVVRSALKPRCVACSNCVLACPFGVPKVQIEMELMMKCDMCYDRTSVGLRPMCATVCPSQALLYVTAEEARGLRRGNPVNTFRFGNEEVRTKVYLYLPQGQESLEVEADVVNDIWRSSE; encoded by the coding sequence TTGTCGGGGTACGAATTCTATATCGATCCTTCGCGCTGCATCGGGTGCCAAAGTTGCGTGAATGCCTGCGGGGAGTGTGGCACGCATCGTGGCGTCTCGATGATCCACCTGGATTACATCGACCGTGAGTGGACGACCGCAACCACGCCGATGGTCTGCATGCACTGCGAAAACCCCACCTGTGCGCAGGCCTGCCCGGCGGACGCGATCAAGAAGGGAGAGGACGGGGTTGTGCGAAGCGCGTTGAAGCCGCGCTGCGTTGCCTGCTCGAATTGCGTGCTCGCGTGCCCATTCGGGGTGCCGAAGGTGCAGATCGAGATGGAATTAATGATGAAGTGCGACATGTGCTACGACCGGACTTCAGTTGGCCTACGGCCGATGTGCGCCACCGTGTGCCCGTCACAAGCGTTGCTTTACGTCACGGCGGAGGAGGCAAGGGGACTGCGGCGCGGCAATCCGGTGAACACGTTCCGGTTCGGCAATGAAGAGGTCCGCACGAAGGTGTATCTGTATCTGCCGCAGGGACAGGAGTCCCTCGAGGTGGAGGCGGACGTGGTGAATGACATCTGGAGGTCGAGCGAATGA
- a CDS encoding S1C family serine protease yields MARILWVGLALAGVIWAQPSRHFRFRDDADFHEVALDGRTREQMASAGHPSRNEPYLGIEIRHHKTEDGLIGCLVRGLRPGPILEAGLLRENDLLLAINGVDLDSSATFWRQLEKVAPGSEVQLRVRRAEKKNAETITARVASRGEWATPIDWIRPANRRLNPDALLPGITGPTEFEQFVHSQLDREKIRGPVDKLRNHLVTTMESHYGPNMLDSVAFGFYRPARLPELQTSITEPLVQIGDKGNRAPLEALQPVLEQAARNLDFSFTAALTTPIDFSNPPQALAGLSVRVATAYSHLGRALAKLDTTRQLELEQTLPQLLTDRNWTRRPFIRAGQASLEIDYSSLFASAASLAAWTAAGNPTPGPSRSAVALPPALAGAVTGNVLAVEQIGGRWYVYGGAGPNEYDLSRIDVVVDAGGDDRYRYPSNSRPWVQLVIDQAGNDRYVGEKDGAGPASAVLGVSILIDGQGNDHYEGGLRSCGVGVMGIGLILDVNGNDTYQGTQWSIGGGYYGFGGIVDLDGGDVYLAQRYSQAIGGPRGFGLILDLRGNDLYRANGPVPSGYGDPGVYSAFSQGIGIGCWFPWTGGFDTGGMGLLADLGGDDRYEVGEFGQGLGFYYGMGILYDRERRDLYYGGRYGQATSSHGGIGILADDAGDDTYWGTIAEAWDLSLAMLIDRGGNDSYQGYQSRGGGLGTGEQQSIAYLIDLDGHDRYTLGPKRAVRPSPTTRRAHQAAAYEASGMGESSAHEYNYKLCECHSLSVLLDAGGTPDFYSRTDRGDGMTISTGKENPVLPEYSNVYGLFIDSADNGLGPRLFPLRDSPLAVASPPPATYVGQYALSNGVVFSVTLDRDGLSIWTPQDGKAEMRIDTYDNFSISGDDRVEFRRNWVGEVQSLILRRAGRQLIATRK; encoded by the coding sequence ATGGCTAGGATTCTCTGGGTGGGACTCGCGCTCGCCGGTGTGATATGGGCACAACCCAGCCGCCATTTCCGCTTTCGGGACGACGCCGACTTTCACGAGGTCGCTCTCGATGGACGAACACGAGAGCAGATGGCGAGCGCCGGACACCCATCGAGAAATGAACCGTATCTCGGCATCGAGATTCGCCATCACAAGACCGAAGATGGACTGATCGGCTGTCTGGTGCGGGGCCTGCGGCCGGGTCCGATTCTTGAGGCCGGATTGCTGCGGGAAAACGATCTGCTGCTCGCGATAAACGGCGTGGATCTGGATTCCAGTGCCACTTTCTGGCGGCAACTGGAGAAAGTGGCGCCTGGGAGCGAGGTTCAACTGCGCGTGCGGCGCGCAGAGAAGAAGAACGCTGAAACCATTACGGCCCGTGTGGCGTCGCGCGGCGAGTGGGCGACACCCATTGACTGGATCCGGCCCGCGAACCGTCGCTTGAATCCGGACGCGCTTCTTCCGGGCATCACCGGACCCACGGAATTCGAGCAATTCGTCCATTCGCAGCTGGATCGTGAAAAGATCCGGGGACCGGTCGACAAGCTCCGCAATCATCTTGTTACAACGATGGAAAGCCATTACGGCCCGAACATGCTGGACAGCGTCGCATTCGGCTTCTACAGGCCAGCACGCCTTCCGGAACTCCAAACGTCGATCACCGAGCCGTTGGTGCAGATTGGGGACAAAGGGAATCGGGCGCCGCTCGAAGCGTTGCAGCCCGTTCTCGAACAGGCTGCCCGAAATCTCGACTTTAGTTTCACTGCCGCGCTTACCACACCGATTGACTTCTCCAACCCGCCCCAGGCGCTAGCCGGCCTTTCCGTGCGTGTCGCTACTGCCTACTCCCACCTGGGGCGGGCGCTCGCCAAGCTGGATACTACCCGTCAGTTGGAGTTGGAGCAGACTCTTCCGCAACTGCTCACCGATAGAAACTGGACTAGGCGGCCATTCATTCGCGCCGGACAGGCGAGCCTGGAAATCGACTACTCCAGCCTGTTTGCCTCCGCCGCATCGCTGGCCGCGTGGACTGCCGCGGGAAATCCCACGCCGGGGCCAAGCCGTTCTGCCGTGGCGTTGCCGCCAGCGCTGGCTGGCGCTGTGACTGGCAATGTGCTGGCGGTGGAGCAAATCGGCGGCCGCTGGTACGTGTACGGCGGAGCCGGACCCAACGAGTACGATCTGTCAAGAATCGACGTGGTCGTCGACGCCGGAGGAGACGATAGGTACCGCTATCCATCGAATTCCCGGCCCTGGGTGCAACTGGTGATCGACCAAGCCGGCAACGATCGTTATGTTGGTGAGAAAGATGGGGCGGGACCGGCCAGCGCGGTGCTCGGTGTCAGCATCTTGATTGACGGGCAGGGAAATGATCATTACGAAGGAGGTCTGCGGTCATGCGGCGTGGGTGTGATGGGCATCGGGTTGATCCTCGATGTCAACGGCAACGACACCTACCAGGGGACGCAATGGTCGATTGGCGGTGGCTACTACGGTTTTGGCGGGATCGTCGATCTCGACGGCGGCGACGTCTACCTCGCGCAGCGCTACAGCCAGGCCATTGGCGGCCCACGCGGTTTCGGGCTCATACTCGATTTGCGCGGCAACGATTTGTATCGGGCCAACGGACCCGTCCCTTCCGGTTACGGTGACCCGGGAGTCTACTCGGCATTCAGCCAGGGCATTGGCATCGGGTGCTGGTTTCCCTGGACCGGCGGTTTCGATACCGGCGGCATGGGGTTGCTGGCAGACTTAGGTGGAGACGATCGATACGAGGTGGGCGAGTTCGGCCAGGGGCTCGGGTTCTATTATGGGATGGGAATCCTCTACGACCGCGAGCGCCGCGATCTCTACTACGGCGGGAGATACGGCCAGGCCACCTCCTCGCATGGAGGCATCGGAATTCTGGCCGACGACGCCGGTGACGACACCTATTGGGGAACCATCGCCGAAGCCTGGGACCTTTCGCTTGCCATGTTGATCGACCGGGGGGGCAACGACAGTTACCAGGGCTATCAATCAAGAGGTGGCGGGCTGGGTACGGGCGAGCAGCAGAGTATCGCGTATCTGATCGATCTTGATGGTCACGACCGCTACACTCTCGGGCCAAAGCGGGCAGTGCGTCCGTCTCCCACAACCCGCCGGGCCCACCAGGCGGCGGCCTACGAGGCCTCCGGCATGGGAGAATCTTCGGCCCACGAATACAACTACAAGCTCTGCGAGTGCCACTCGCTTTCCGTGCTGCTGGACGCGGGTGGAACGCCGGACTTCTATTCCCGGACTGATCGCGGCGACGGGATGACGATCTCCACAGGGAAGGAGAATCCGGTGCTGCCCGAGTACAGCAATGTGTACGGCTTGTTTATTGACAGCGCGGACAACGGGCTGGGGCCGCGCTTGTTTCCGCTCCGGGACTCCCCGCTGGCGGTCGCCTCACCGCCGCCGGCCACCTACGTTGGGCAATACGCGCTTTCGAACGGGGTGGTCTTCTCGGTCACGCTGGACCGGGACGGGCTCAGCATCTGGACGCCGCAGGATGGCAAGGCGGAGATGCGGATCGACACGTACGACAACTTCAGTATTTCTGGTGACGATCGAGTTGAGTTCCGCCGCAACTGGGTAGGCGAGGTGCAATCCCTGATCCTGAGGCGAGCGGGCAGGCAGTTGATAGCGACTCGCAAATGA
- a CDS encoding Rieske 2Fe-2S domain-containing protein, which produces MREKPASCPREARLWREEFSVAAGEQGFVERRQFGKFLVLTSAAMFAGQLWLLAKNAFSKRAESLWPRKAVALERDLAIGEAKVFAYPGPQDNCLLIRLGEEQFVAYSQKCTHLSCAVVYSAQRRRLECPCHEGYFSVEDGHVIQGPPPRPLPRIELERSGGQLYARGVTVFGEEESQ; this is translated from the coding sequence ATGAGGGAGAAGCCTGCATCCTGCCCGAGAGAAGCGCGGCTGTGGCGGGAGGAGTTTTCAGTGGCCGCTGGCGAACAGGGGTTCGTCGAGCGCCGTCAGTTTGGGAAGTTTCTTGTACTGACGAGCGCCGCGATGTTCGCCGGTCAATTGTGGCTACTGGCAAAGAATGCATTCTCGAAACGTGCGGAGAGCCTCTGGCCCCGGAAGGCGGTCGCGCTGGAGCGTGATCTTGCCATTGGCGAGGCCAAGGTGTTTGCATACCCCGGTCCCCAGGACAACTGCCTCCTCATCCGGCTCGGCGAGGAGCAGTTTGTCGCCTACAGCCAGAAGTGCACCCACCTCTCCTGCGCTGTTGTGTATTCGGCTCAGCGCCGGCGGCTGGAGTGTCCGTGCCATGAGGGCTATTTTTCCGTGGAGGACGGCCACGTGATCCAGGGGCCGCCACCGAGACCGCTCCCGCGCATTGAACTGGAACGCAGCGGCGGGCAACTGTACGCCAGGGGCGTGACGGTGTTTGGCGAGGAGGAGTCCCAGTGA
- a CDS encoding MFS transporter: MSSADSSPHRHLFLGTVSFALCFCAWGLMGAFTPAFRAELGLTATQASLLVATPVLLGSLARIPVGLLTDRFGGRLILTALCLISSLATLLVPFANSYGALVGAAFLIGLAGSSFAAGIGYVSRWFPPQAQGAALGVYGMGNAGQSAAVFLGPVVAASFGRPTVFYTVAALLLAWSAVFGFMGHNAPARGPAPAVGSRIRVIARERLVWLLASFYFLTFGGFVAFSIYLPTLLKDEFQLTPTDAGFRTAGFVILATLMRPVGGALADRIGGSRVLAGVFMGIVPFACLMAWQAMLPFTVGALGCAALLGLGNGAVFKLVPQCFPAQTGAVTGLVGAMGGLGGFFPPLLLGVFRDQLGAVWPGFLLLAGASASLAVLNHRLLLPREAEIEQLMTPRLRRRADQLRAASWATMATALLCAAIVVGSRNLQNFDAALVVYTFAVVFSAWGVSYHYAVWLQKPPTRRFWERSLELVRRFGLVRSAAMVGETAATHLLAQTFIAKRSKLRWWMHFCLFWGCLSAVAITFPLVFGWIHFTSSPDDQLTYITWLFGFPVSSFEVHTVVSFLLFHGLDFSAILVLTGICLALWRRMRDEGALSLESLSVDFLPLILLFAISVTGLALTASAMWLRGTLYHFLAILHAITVIGALLYLPFGKFFHIFQRPAQLGVKLYKKAGDMDGGALCPRCGGEFASQMQIDDVRTVLTQTGFDYTTGGPAKHWQALCPPCKRKSIALSQLKVKEQFHG, encoded by the coding sequence ATGAGCAGCGCCGACTCTTCACCACATCGTCATCTTTTCCTGGGAACCGTCTCCTTCGCGCTTTGTTTCTGCGCGTGGGGACTCATGGGCGCATTTACCCCCGCCTTCCGGGCCGAACTGGGCTTAACCGCGACGCAGGCTTCTTTGTTGGTGGCCACTCCAGTTCTGCTCGGTTCGCTGGCGCGCATTCCGGTCGGGCTCCTGACCGACCGATTCGGGGGCCGGCTGATTCTCACGGCGTTGTGTTTGATCTCTTCCCTGGCGACCCTGCTTGTTCCCTTTGCAAACAGCTACGGCGCGCTGGTTGGCGCGGCATTTCTGATCGGGTTGGCAGGTTCGTCTTTTGCGGCTGGGATTGGTTACGTGTCCCGCTGGTTTCCTCCCCAGGCACAGGGTGCAGCTCTGGGCGTTTACGGCATGGGCAATGCGGGCCAATCCGCAGCCGTTTTCCTGGGACCAGTGGTGGCGGCGAGTTTTGGACGGCCAACTGTGTTCTATACCGTCGCCGCGCTGCTTCTGGCCTGGTCCGCGGTGTTCGGATTCATGGGGCACAACGCTCCCGCAAGGGGGCCCGCGCCCGCCGTGGGTTCCAGGATTCGGGTGATCGCCCGAGAACGGCTAGTCTGGCTGTTGGCGAGTTTTTACTTCTTGACCTTCGGGGGGTTCGTCGCGTTCTCGATCTACCTGCCGACCTTGCTGAAGGATGAGTTCCAACTGACGCCGACCGACGCCGGATTCCGGACCGCGGGTTTTGTGATCCTAGCCACGCTCATGCGGCCAGTGGGCGGAGCGCTCGCCGACCGCATCGGCGGTTCGCGTGTGCTGGCTGGAGTGTTCATGGGGATCGTTCCGTTTGCCTGCCTAATGGCCTGGCAGGCGATGCTGCCGTTCACGGTCGGGGCTCTCGGGTGCGCCGCTCTGCTTGGTTTGGGAAACGGGGCGGTTTTTAAGCTTGTGCCGCAGTGTTTCCCGGCACAAACCGGCGCCGTAACCGGACTAGTAGGGGCGATGGGAGGCCTGGGCGGCTTTTTCCCGCCGTTGCTGCTCGGAGTATTTCGAGACCAGCTTGGTGCGGTCTGGCCCGGATTTTTGCTGCTGGCGGGGGCGAGCGCTTCGCTTGCCGTGCTGAATCATCGCCTTCTGCTGCCTCGCGAGGCCGAAATCGAGCAACTGATGACACCACGCCTGCGGCGCCGCGCGGACCAGTTGCGCGCCGCGTCGTGGGCGACGATGGCGACGGCGCTGCTTTGCGCGGCCATTGTGGTCGGTTCACGGAATCTACAGAATTTTGACGCCGCTTTGGTCGTCTACACCTTCGCCGTGGTGTTCTCGGCATGGGGAGTCAGCTACCATTACGCAGTCTGGCTGCAAAAGCCTCCAACGCGCCGTTTCTGGGAGCGCAGTCTCGAACTTGTACGGCGCTTCGGCCTGGTCCGTTCGGCGGCCATGGTAGGTGAAACCGCAGCCACCCATCTGCTCGCTCAGACGTTCATCGCGAAACGGTCCAAGCTGCGGTGGTGGATGCACTTCTGCCTGTTTTGGGGTTGCTTGAGCGCCGTGGCTATTACATTCCCGCTCGTGTTCGGGTGGATCCACTTTACGTCCTCACCCGATGATCAACTCACGTATATCACTTGGCTGTTCGGCTTCCCCGTCAGCTCCTTCGAAGTGCACACAGTAGTTTCATTTCTTCTCTTCCATGGCCTGGATTTCTCGGCGATTCTCGTGCTTACGGGCATCTGTCTGGCTTTGTGGCGCCGCATGAGGGATGAGGGTGCGCTATCGCTGGAGTCGCTATCCGTGGATTTCTTGCCGTTGATTCTGCTGTTCGCGATTTCGGTAACCGGTTTGGCGTTGACCGCCTCCGCTATGTGGCTGCGCGGGACGCTGTACCATTTCCTCGCCATCCTGCACGCGATTACCGTCATCGGTGCTCTGTTGTACCTGCCTTTTGGGAAGTTTTTCCATATCTTTCAACGGCCGGCGCAGTTGGGGGTCAAATTGTACAAGAAGGCTGGCGACATGGACGGCGGTGCGCTCTGCCCGAGGTGTGGCGGAGAGTTCGCTTCCCAAATGCAAATCGACGACGTGCGCACGGTTCTAACCCAAACGGGATTTGACTATACGACAGGCGGCCCAGCGAAACACTGGCAGGCACTGTGCCCCCCATGCAAACGCAAGTCCATCGCGCTGTCGCAACTCAAGGTAAAGGAGCAGTTCCATGGCTAA
- a CDS encoding DUF6755 family protein, translated as MILESGSSPARKRAARAMDGAMMLLIVLLIVQIWLLMASVESWLAGHRGVVLPAAIMSGVLFCGCLGLVILANRTGRSAEPARTGRPAPPTSNA; from the coding sequence GTGATCCTGGAGTCCGGCAGTTCACCCGCAAGAAAGCGCGCCGCCCGAGCGATGGACGGGGCGATGATGTTGTTGATCGTGCTGCTCATCGTGCAGATCTGGCTTCTGATGGCCTCGGTGGAATCCTGGCTTGCCGGACATAGGGGTGTCGTTCTGCCCGCCGCAATCATGTCGGGAGTGCTTTTCTGCGGCTGTCTGGGATTGGTGATCCTGGCCAATCGCACTGGCAGATCGGCTGAGCCGGCGCGCACCGGCCGTCCCGCTCCGCCAACCTCAAACGCTTGA
- a CDS encoding type 1 glutamine amidotransferase: MRASVIELYMDKSTTFVAHGAWTPQPSEDTATPGNTDQLRIRCLMHVPFEGAGAIEDWARMRGHQFSVVRLFDRDSLPVPEDFDLLAVMGGPMSVHDESEHPWLIEEKSLITRCLQQGVFVLGVCLGSQLLAECLGSLVRRNAHREIGWFPVNITAGEESLLHGFPDELMVFHWHGETYDLPPATAHRAASEGCLVQVFEHASALGLQFHLEVKQDGVEQLLSHCGNEIGPGAFQQDPSAIRSGQELHGEVAQRHLFKLLDAIGDRLTA; encoded by the coding sequence ATGCGCGCCTCTGTTATAGAGTTGTACATGGATAAGAGCACAACCTTTGTCGCTCATGGAGCATGGACGCCGCAGCCAAGTGAGGATACCGCGACGCCAGGCAACACGGATCAATTGAGGATCCGCTGCCTGATGCATGTTCCCTTCGAAGGCGCCGGCGCGATCGAGGACTGGGCACGGATGCGCGGCCATCAGTTCTCGGTGGTCCGGCTGTTTGATCGCGATTCACTCCCAGTCCCGGAGGACTTCGACCTGCTTGCCGTCATGGGCGGGCCGATGAGCGTCCACGACGAGTCCGAACATCCCTGGCTCATCGAGGAGAAATCGCTCATCACCCGCTGTTTACAGCAAGGGGTCTTCGTCCTCGGCGTTTGCTTGGGATCGCAGTTGCTCGCCGAATGCCTCGGCTCGCTGGTCCGCCGCAACGCGCACCGCGAGATCGGCTGGTTTCCCGTGAACATCACCGCTGGCGAGGAAAGTCTTCTTCACGGCTTTCCAGATGAGCTGATGGTATTCCATTGGCACGGGGAAACCTATGACCTGCCGCCCGCGACGGCCCACCGTGCCGCCAGCGAGGGCTGCCTCGTGCAAGTCTTCGAGCATGCCTCGGCGCTCGGCCTGCAATTCCACCTCGAAGTCAAACAGGACGGGGTCGAGCAACTGCTGAGTCATTGCGGAAATGAGATTGGGCCTGGAGCGTTTCAGCAGGATCCCTCCGCGATTCGTTCCGGGCAGGAGTTGCACGGGGAAGTGGCGCAGCGGCATTTGTTCAAACTGTTGGATGCCATTGGCGACCGGCTCACGGCGTGA
- a CDS encoding DUF488 family protein, whose amino-acid sequence MGVIRVKRIYDAAADEDGMRILVDRIWPRGVSRAVARIDQWPKETAPSHELRRWFSHESERWTEFKRRYFSELDRSPDAWAPLIQECRNGTVTLLYAASDRSQNNAVALCEYLSANLGLRAESKGS is encoded by the coding sequence GTGGGCGTCATACGGGTCAAGCGGATCTACGATGCCGCGGCGGACGAAGACGGAATGCGGATTCTGGTGGACCGGATTTGGCCTCGCGGGGTGAGCCGGGCCGTGGCACGGATTGATCAGTGGCCAAAAGAAACCGCCCCGAGCCATGAGCTCCGCCGCTGGTTTTCTCATGAGTCGGAGAGGTGGACTGAATTCAAACGCCGCTATTTCTCTGAATTGGACCGCAGTCCGGACGCATGGGCGCCACTCATCCAGGAATGCCGGAACGGGACCGTTACTTTGCTCTATGCTGCCAGCGACCGGTCCCAGAACAATGCGGTAGCTTTGTGTGAGTACCTTTCGGCCAACCTGGGGTTACGCGCGGAGTCGAAAGGTTCGTAA